A section of the Myxocyprinus asiaticus isolate MX2 ecotype Aquarium Trade chromosome 40, UBuf_Myxa_2, whole genome shotgun sequence genome encodes:
- the LOC127430829 gene encoding zinc finger and BTB domain-containing protein 7C-like isoform X1, whose translation MSELEDSSLFPDTPRLRSKTQLCQQRLKKKESQRHLGWHEDSSERMAHTDEDLIGIPFPNHSNDVLCSLNEQRRDGLLCDVILVVRDQEYRTHRSVLAACSQYFKKLFTVATGTGRDSNQHAVYELDFVAPESLTAILEFAYTSTLTVTASNVKEILTTARLLEIPCIINVCLEIMDTGGGGGGGHGVEGEEFEGDDEEDEEEDDEEEMEEAENDSKDGDDHVGDNISEKSAQGELSENQDSHKGWEERGADSPPCSSQQGVHPERDSKYSQRCQLDTPEAQRADKPRGPEGLEGRALKDFSIESLLQEGLYPKVPGLERGASFSPLIPSFYAPMWASEFPGYPQLLEARHPSHPFPTASLENGPLDLAVKKEVIKEEMKDEPSNPVFHRDFLKDFMSPGLSVASDPALGQIKDGADLRSYLSFLSASHLGTLFPPWQLEEERKIKPKASQQCPICNKVIQGAGKLPRHMRTHTGEKPYMCTICEVRFTRQDKLKIHMRKHTGERPYICLHCNSKFVHNYDLKNHLRIHTGVRPYQCEHCYKSFTRSDHLHRHIKRQSCRVSRPRRGRKPSAWRSTNFLFPPDPNPHQGDRTMRLPAAGAPLLAQLAERQAAAGRPLEDVDGGSGNSRESLTDRKLISEDVDRKRGVFAFALATEDVLPHPPFYSATSDPWAVRLERAPPIPEAAK comes from the exons ATTCCTCGGAGAGGATGGCACACACAGATGAGGACCTGATTGGGATCCCTTTCCCAAACCATAGTAATGACGTCCTGTGCAGTCTTAACGAGCAACGACGGGACGGGTTGCTTTGTGATGTCATCCTAGTCGTCAGAGACCAAGAGTACCGCACCCATCGTTCCGTCCTGGCCGCATGTAGTCAGTACTTTAAAAAACTCTTTACCGTGGCAACCGGTACCGGCAGGGACTCAAACCAACACGCTGTCTACGAGCTGGACTTTGTGGCGCCTGAATCGCTGACGGCCATTTTGGAGTTTGCATATACGTCGACGCTGACAGTAACAGCGTCGAACGTCAAAGAGATTCTGACCACGGCGAGGCTGCTAGAAATTCCTTGCATCATAAACGTTTGTCTAGAAATTATGGACACGGGAGGAGGTGGTGGAGGAGGGCATGGGGTGGAAGGCGAGGAGTTTGAGGGGGACGATGAGGAAGACGAGGAGGAGGACGACGAGGAAGAAATGGAGGAGGCAGAAAATGACTCAAAAGATGGGGATGATCATGTTGGCGACAACATCAGCGAAAAATCGGCACAAGGGGAGCTGTCCGAAAACCAGGACAGCCATAAAGGCTGGGAAGAGAGGGGAGCGGACAGCCCACCCTGCAGCTCGCAACAGGGGGTACACCCTGAACGGGACAGCAAATATTCCCAAAGATGCCAGTTGGACACCCCAGAAGCCCAACGTGCTGACAAACCCAGAGGGCCAGAGGGATTAGAGGGCCGTGCACTGAAGGATTTCTCTATAGAGTCCCTACTTCAGGAAGGACTGTACCCGAAAGTGCCTGGCTTGGAAAGGGGGGCCAGCTTCTCACCTCTCATCCCCAGCTTTTACGCTCCCATGTGGGCATCAGAGTTCCCAGGGTACCCTCAGCTTCTGGAGGCCCGTCACCCTTCTCACCCCTTCCCAACCGCCTCACTAGAAAACGGCCCGCTGGACCTTGCCGTCAAGAAAGAAGTTATCAAAGAAGAGATGAAGGACGAGCCCTCAAACCCTGTCTTTCACAGAGACTTCCTCAAAGACTTCATGAGTCCAGGATTGAGTGTGGCCTCTGACCCTGCTCTCGGTCAGATCAAGGATGGTGCAGACCTGCGGTCTTACCTGAGTTTTCTTTCTGCATCCCACCTGGGCACACTGTTTCCTCCATGGCAGCTGGAGGAGGAGAGGAAGATTAAGCCCAAAGCATCACAGCAGTGTCCGATCTGCAACAAGGTGATTCAAGGAGCGGGGAAGTTGCCACGACACATGCGAACGCACACAGGAGAGAAACCCTACATGTGTACCATCTGCGAGGTCCGCTTCACCAG GCAAGACAAGCTAAAGATTCACATGCGCAAGCACACCGGTGAGAGGCCGTACATCTGCCTGCACTGTAACTCAAAGTTTGTTCACAACTACGACCTGAAGAACCACTTGCGCATCCATACAGGCGTGCGGCCCTATCAGTGTGAGCATTGCTACAAGAGCTTTACGCGCTCCGACCACTTGCACAGACACATCAAACGGCAGAGCTGCCGTGTCTCGCGCCCACGACGGGGGCGAAAACCCTCTGCCTGGCGCTCCACCAACTTCCTCTTTCCTCCAGACCCCAACCCCCACCAAGGAGACAGGACCATGCGGTTGCCCGCTGCCGGTGCGCCCTTGCTGGCTCAGTTAGCTGAGAGACAGGCGGCCGCTGGGCGGCCGCTGGAGGACGTAGATGGTGGAAGCGGCAACAGCCGCGAGAGCCTGACGGACAGGAAGCTCATCTCAGAGGATGTGGACAGGAAACGAGGGGTGTTCGCTTTCGCATTGGCAACAGAGGACGTTCTGCCTCACCCACCCTTCTATTCTGCGACTTCTGACCCCTGGGCCGTGAGACTGGAACGAGCCCCGCCCATTCCCGAGGCTGCAAAGTGA
- the LOC127430829 gene encoding zinc finger and BTB domain-containing protein 7C-like isoform X2, which produces MAHTDEDLIGIPFPNHSNDVLCSLNEQRRDGLLCDVILVVRDQEYRTHRSVLAACSQYFKKLFTVATGTGRDSNQHAVYELDFVAPESLTAILEFAYTSTLTVTASNVKEILTTARLLEIPCIINVCLEIMDTGGGGGGGHGVEGEEFEGDDEEDEEEDDEEEMEEAENDSKDGDDHVGDNISEKSAQGELSENQDSHKGWEERGADSPPCSSQQGVHPERDSKYSQRCQLDTPEAQRADKPRGPEGLEGRALKDFSIESLLQEGLYPKVPGLERGASFSPLIPSFYAPMWASEFPGYPQLLEARHPSHPFPTASLENGPLDLAVKKEVIKEEMKDEPSNPVFHRDFLKDFMSPGLSVASDPALGQIKDGADLRSYLSFLSASHLGTLFPPWQLEEERKIKPKASQQCPICNKVIQGAGKLPRHMRTHTGEKPYMCTICEVRFTRQDKLKIHMRKHTGERPYICLHCNSKFVHNYDLKNHLRIHTGVRPYQCEHCYKSFTRSDHLHRHIKRQSCRVSRPRRGRKPSAWRSTNFLFPPDPNPHQGDRTMRLPAAGAPLLAQLAERQAAAGRPLEDVDGGSGNSRESLTDRKLISEDVDRKRGVFAFALATEDVLPHPPFYSATSDPWAVRLERAPPIPEAAK; this is translated from the exons ATGGCACACACAGATGAGGACCTGATTGGGATCCCTTTCCCAAACCATAGTAATGACGTCCTGTGCAGTCTTAACGAGCAACGACGGGACGGGTTGCTTTGTGATGTCATCCTAGTCGTCAGAGACCAAGAGTACCGCACCCATCGTTCCGTCCTGGCCGCATGTAGTCAGTACTTTAAAAAACTCTTTACCGTGGCAACCGGTACCGGCAGGGACTCAAACCAACACGCTGTCTACGAGCTGGACTTTGTGGCGCCTGAATCGCTGACGGCCATTTTGGAGTTTGCATATACGTCGACGCTGACAGTAACAGCGTCGAACGTCAAAGAGATTCTGACCACGGCGAGGCTGCTAGAAATTCCTTGCATCATAAACGTTTGTCTAGAAATTATGGACACGGGAGGAGGTGGTGGAGGAGGGCATGGGGTGGAAGGCGAGGAGTTTGAGGGGGACGATGAGGAAGACGAGGAGGAGGACGACGAGGAAGAAATGGAGGAGGCAGAAAATGACTCAAAAGATGGGGATGATCATGTTGGCGACAACATCAGCGAAAAATCGGCACAAGGGGAGCTGTCCGAAAACCAGGACAGCCATAAAGGCTGGGAAGAGAGGGGAGCGGACAGCCCACCCTGCAGCTCGCAACAGGGGGTACACCCTGAACGGGACAGCAAATATTCCCAAAGATGCCAGTTGGACACCCCAGAAGCCCAACGTGCTGACAAACCCAGAGGGCCAGAGGGATTAGAGGGCCGTGCACTGAAGGATTTCTCTATAGAGTCCCTACTTCAGGAAGGACTGTACCCGAAAGTGCCTGGCTTGGAAAGGGGGGCCAGCTTCTCACCTCTCATCCCCAGCTTTTACGCTCCCATGTGGGCATCAGAGTTCCCAGGGTACCCTCAGCTTCTGGAGGCCCGTCACCCTTCTCACCCCTTCCCAACCGCCTCACTAGAAAACGGCCCGCTGGACCTTGCCGTCAAGAAAGAAGTTATCAAAGAAGAGATGAAGGACGAGCCCTCAAACCCTGTCTTTCACAGAGACTTCCTCAAAGACTTCATGAGTCCAGGATTGAGTGTGGCCTCTGACCCTGCTCTCGGTCAGATCAAGGATGGTGCAGACCTGCGGTCTTACCTGAGTTTTCTTTCTGCATCCCACCTGGGCACACTGTTTCCTCCATGGCAGCTGGAGGAGGAGAGGAAGATTAAGCCCAAAGCATCACAGCAGTGTCCGATCTGCAACAAGGTGATTCAAGGAGCGGGGAAGTTGCCACGACACATGCGAACGCACACAGGAGAGAAACCCTACATGTGTACCATCTGCGAGGTCCGCTTCACCAG GCAAGACAAGCTAAAGATTCACATGCGCAAGCACACCGGTGAGAGGCCGTACATCTGCCTGCACTGTAACTCAAAGTTTGTTCACAACTACGACCTGAAGAACCACTTGCGCATCCATACAGGCGTGCGGCCCTATCAGTGTGAGCATTGCTACAAGAGCTTTACGCGCTCCGACCACTTGCACAGACACATCAAACGGCAGAGCTGCCGTGTCTCGCGCCCACGACGGGGGCGAAAACCCTCTGCCTGGCGCTCCACCAACTTCCTCTTTCCTCCAGACCCCAACCCCCACCAAGGAGACAGGACCATGCGGTTGCCCGCTGCCGGTGCGCCCTTGCTGGCTCAGTTAGCTGAGAGACAGGCGGCCGCTGGGCGGCCGCTGGAGGACGTAGATGGTGGAAGCGGCAACAGCCGCGAGAGCCTGACGGACAGGAAGCTCATCTCAGAGGATGTGGACAGGAAACGAGGGGTGTTCGCTTTCGCATTGGCAACAGAGGACGTTCTGCCTCACCCACCCTTCTATTCTGCGACTTCTGACCCCTGGGCCGTGAGACTGGAACGAGCCCCGCCCATTCCCGAGGCTGCAAAGTGA
- the LOC127430868 gene encoding heterogeneous nuclear ribonucleoprotein A/B-like, whose product MADAEHQFMETSENGNGAEFTEAGADEENRGAEGGQIDASKGEEDAGKMFVGGLSWDTSKKDLKDYFSKFGEVTDCTIKIDSNTGRSRGFGFILFKDPGSVDKVLQQKEHRLDGRQIDPKRAMAMKKEPVKKIFVGGLNPETTEEKVREYFGAFGEIETIELPTDPKTSKRRGFVFITYKEESAVKKILEKKYHNVCGSKCEIKVAQPKEIYQQQQQQYVNRGGYGGRGRGRGGQNWNQGYNSYWNQGYGNQGYGGQQDYGSYGGYGNYDYSSGYYGYGGYDYNQGNPSYGKTPRRGGHQIGYKPY is encoded by the exons ATGGCCGACGCAGAGCATCAGTTCATGGAGACCTCCGAGAACGGAAACGGAGCGGAATTCACGGAGGCCGGAGCGGATGAAGAGAACAGAGGCGCAGAGGGAGGACAGATCGACGCCAGCAAGGGCGAGGAAGATGCTGG taaaatgtttgtTGGAGGACTCAGCTGGGACACCAGCAAGAAAGATCTCAAGGACTATTTTTCCAAGTTTGGGGAGGTGACCGACTGCACCATAAAGATAGATTCAAACACGGGCCGGTCACGAGGGTTTGGATTCATCTTGTTCAAAGATCCAGGGAGTGTTGACAAG gtGCTACAGCAAAAGGAACACCGACTCGACGGGCGACAGATCGATCCTAAGAGGGCAATGGCCATGAAGAAGGAGCCAGTGAAGAAAATCTTTGTTGGTGGCTTAAACCCTGAAACCACCGAAGAGAAGGTCCGAGAATACTTTGGGGCCTTTGGAGAG ATTGAAACTATTGAACTGCCAACTGATCCAAAGACGAGCAAAAGGAGGGGCTTTGTTTTCATCACATACAAGGAGGAATCTGCGGTCAAGAAAATCCTTGAAAAGAAATACCACAATGTTTGCGGAAGCAAG TGTGAGATTAAAGTCGCCCAGCCTAAGGAGATCTaccagcaacagcagcagcagtacGTTAATCGTGGAGGCTACGGCGGTCGTGGCAGGGGCCGTGGGG GCCAGAACTGGAACCAGGGATATAACAGCTACTGGAACCAGGGCTATGGCAACCAAGGCTATGGTGGCCAGCAGGACTATGGCAGTTACGGTGGATATGGCAACTACGACTATTCCTCTGGCTACTATGGCTATGGTGGATATGACTACA ACCAGGGAAATCCAAGCTATGGGAAAACACCCAGACGTGGAGGCCACCAGATTGGCTACAAGCCATACTGA